Proteins co-encoded in one Pararoseomonas sp. SCSIO 73927 genomic window:
- a CDS encoding mercuric transporter MerT family protein: MPDIPAAASSAAPPSGTAPVLLTLGGLLAAFGAASCCALPMLLGSLGLGSAWLFGLALLVVPYRIVLLAAAAACLAGSAILLWHQRRAVTVTCESGAACPSNPALRHVTAGGLAIGILLLVISYAYA; this comes from the coding sequence GTGCCCGACATCCCCGCCGCGGCGTCCTCGGCGGCCCCCCCGAGCGGCACGGCCCCCGTCCTGCTCACGCTCGGAGGGCTGCTCGCAGCGTTCGGCGCCGCCTCCTGCTGCGCCTTGCCAATGCTTCTCGGCTCGCTCGGCCTGGGGAGCGCCTGGCTGTTCGGACTGGCGCTCCTGGTGGTACCCTACCGGATTGTCCTCCTCGCCGCCGCGGCCGCCTGTTTGGCCGGGAGCGCCATCCTCCTTTGGCACCAGAGGCGGGCGGTCACCGTCACCTGCGAATCGGGCGCGGCTTGCCCGTCGAACCCAGCCTTGCGACATGTCACCGCAGGCGGCTTGGCGATCGGGATCCTCCTGCTTGTGATCAGCTACGCCTATGCGTGA
- a CDS encoding lytic transglycosylase domain-containing protein, whose product MILELAVVAQLAARCAPSVAFETLAAVMRTESGFQPFALGVNGPGGGAILPETREAAVALASDLIVRQGRSVDLGLMQVNSGNLRALGLTVAEVLDPCTNLAAGARILREGFAAASRDEADPQRALRVALSRYNTGHPERGFANGYVQRVQGAAEVVVPAIRLRGEVAGAPQRPAATPAPELPDDDPDAPPEWDVWARATHASQPRLVAVPREAPAASGGAEGATPTDPPRTAE is encoded by the coding sequence GTGATCCTGGAACTGGCCGTCGTCGCGCAGCTCGCCGCCCGCTGTGCCCCCTCCGTCGCCTTCGAGACGCTGGCCGCCGTCATGCGGACGGAAAGCGGCTTCCAGCCCTTCGCGCTCGGTGTGAACGGGCCGGGCGGCGGCGCGATCCTGCCCGAGACGCGGGAAGCGGCCGTGGCGTTGGCTTCGGACCTGATCGTGCGCCAGGGCCGTTCTGTGGACCTCGGGCTCATGCAGGTGAACAGCGGCAACCTGCGCGCGCTGGGTCTGACGGTCGCGGAAGTCCTCGACCCCTGCACCAACCTGGCGGCCGGCGCCCGCATCCTGCGCGAAGGCTTCGCCGCCGCCAGCCGCGACGAGGCGGACCCGCAGAGGGCGCTCCGCGTCGCCCTCTCCCGCTACAACACCGGCCACCCCGAGCGGGGCTTCGCCAACGGCTACGTCCAACGCGTCCAGGGCGCGGCCGAGGTCGTGGTGCCGGCCATCCGTCTGCGCGGCGAGGTCGCCGGGGCGCCGCAGCGCCCGGCCGCCACCCCCGCCCCCGAGCTGCCCGACGACGATCCCGACGCGCCCCCGGAGTGGGACGTGTGGGCGCGGGCCACCCATGCGAGCCAGCCGCGCCTGGTGGCCGTGCCTCGTGAAGCTCCCGCGGCGTCGGGGGGCGCCGAGGGAGCCACCCCCACCGATCCCCCGAGGACCGCAGAATGA
- a CDS encoding transposase: MAAQVLTQIDAAPVAAVDATGLETRHVSAHFGQRRAKRKGHRQRAWPKLTVVLHTHSHLLLGAVLGVGPSQDSPDFTPAMRQAAELVAIDTALGDADYDAEHNHRFCRENLGVRQTVIRLNRRNTGRRWPKTPYRRAMRHRFPKSPYHQRWHVESGFSQHKRRLGSALTARNTAVQNRELVLRVLTHNLMLLAEAS; encoded by the coding sequence GTGGCCGCGCAGGTGCTGACCCAGATCGACGCCGCGCCGGTGGCCGCCGTGGACGCGACCGGGCTCGAGACCCGGCATGTCAGCGCCCACTTCGGCCAGCGCCGAGCGAAAAGAAAGGGCCACCGGCAACGGGCTTGGCCCAAGCTCACTGTCGTACTCCACACCCACTCGCACCTCCTGCTCGGCGCCGTGCTGGGTGTCGGCCCGAGCCAGGACTCCCCCGACTTCACCCCGGCCATGCGCCAGGCCGCCGAGCTGGTCGCGATTGATACCGCCCTCGGCGATGCTGACTACGATGCCGAGCACAATCACCGCTTCTGCCGAGAAAACTTGGGCGTCCGGCAAACCGTCATTCGCCTCAACCGCCGCAACACCGGCCGCCGCTGGCCTAAAACGCCGTACCGACGCGCCATGCGCCACCGCTTCCCCAAGTCCCCTTATCACCAGCGCTGGCACGTCGAGAGCGGGTTCAGCCAGCACAAGCGGCGTCTCGGCTCAGCACTGACCGCCCGCAACACCGCGGTACAAAACCGCGAACTCGTCCTCCGCGTCCTCACACACAACCTCATGCTCCTCGCCGAGGCCTCATGA
- a CDS encoding type II toxin-antitoxin system prevent-host-death family antitoxin yields MAEPLAVPAAEVQRRFALYQDKALTQPVAVTSRGRPRVVMISVEEYERLRRRDRQAMKVEELPPDVVEAIAAAQPSEESRRFDDEVA; encoded by the coding sequence ATGGCCGAGCCGCTCGCCGTGCCCGCGGCTGAGGTGCAGCGCCGCTTCGCGCTCTACCAGGACAAGGCGCTCACCCAACCCGTCGCCGTCACCAGTCGTGGTCGTCCGCGCGTGGTGATGATCTCGGTCGAGGAGTACGAGCGGCTACGTCGCCGCGACCGCCAGGCCATGAAGGTCGAGGAGCTGCCGCCCGACGTTGTCGAGGCGATTGCTGCCGCCCAGCCATCCGAGGAGTCGCGCCGCTTCGACGATGAAGTTGCCTGA
- a CDS encoding helix-turn-helix domain-containing protein, producing MGQDGIAIGELSRRTGCNIETIRYYERIGLLPTPARRGRYRLYGAGDVWRLAFVRRARELGFTLDQVRALLGLDADACAKARDLAAAHLDDVRARIADLQAMERVLTETVRRCDAGAEATCPLIEVLGGLPAHPGQAAP from the coding sequence ATGGGGCAGGACGGCATCGCCATCGGCGAGCTCTCGCGGCGGACCGGCTGCAACATCGAGACCATCCGCTACTACGAGCGCATCGGGCTGCTGCCGACGCCCGCCCGCCGTGGCCGCTACCGCCTCTACGGCGCCGGGGACGTGTGGCGGCTGGCCTTCGTTCGTCGGGCGCGCGAGCTCGGCTTCACTCTCGACCAAGTGCGCGCCCTGCTCGGGCTGGACGCGGACGCCTGTGCCAAGGCCCGCGACCTCGCCGCGGCCCACCTCGATGACGTCCGCGCGCGGATCGCCGACCTGCAGGCGATGGAGCGCGTCCTGACGGAGACGGTGCGCCGATGCGACGCGGGCGCCGAGGCCACATGCCCTCTGATCGAGGTGCTGGGCGGACTTCCTGCACATCCCGGACAAGCCGCACCATGA
- a CDS encoding TrbC/VirB2 family protein: protein MTLSPKARNVALFAAVACAALILPDLAHAQIGGGGSNVVNSLTQWFMTNVARGLVMLGIIAVAIGLFVMRFSVGVIASVVCGGLILANADTIAGYFGF, encoded by the coding sequence ATGACCCTTTCCCCGAAGGCGCGGAACGTCGCCCTCTTCGCTGCCGTGGCCTGCGCCGCGCTGATCCTGCCCGACCTGGCACACGCGCAGATCGGCGGCGGCGGTTCCAACGTCGTCAACAGCCTGACGCAGTGGTTCATGACCAACGTGGCCCGCGGCCTGGTGATGCTCGGCATCATCGCCGTCGCCATCGGCCTGTTCGTCATGCGCTTCTCCGTCGGCGTGATCGCCTCGGTGGTTTGCGGCGGCCTGATCCTGGCCAACGCCGACACCATCGCCGGCTACTTCGGCTTCTGA
- a CDS encoding replication protein RepA, which yields MAEIHRQLMLFGAEALRRTASAIEDPKLRRRELGRIEAASNAMGELADDELAFTHSGLCQTCLPHARPDSNDAIWERSSGRFHLMVSPGVVRGADGRAARVGVPYGTRARLIMIFLQTEGVRGRTVNLGPSMSAWIRSLGLPVTGGPRGTIQAIREQSLRIARCEFTLQWSAPASSPGSGEQMIIRDQRLVSGLSLWQGQEDGDGPGWSATVELTSEFHEHLRQHAVPLARDAIAHLKDNSLGLDLYTLLAYRLQRLERPLLLRWQALAAQVGSDTTRVSHLAQRVKAVLPDVLAVYPDAEVEVVHHGLKLMPSRPPVPKTLVRGLRLVAPAG from the coding sequence ATGGCTGAAATTCACCGCCAGCTCATGCTCTTCGGCGCCGAGGCCCTTCGCCGCACCGCCAGCGCCATCGAAGATCCCAAGCTACGCCGTAGGGAACTGGGCCGCATTGAGGCTGCTAGTAACGCCATGGGTGAGCTGGCCGACGACGAGCTGGCCTTCACCCATTCGGGCCTCTGCCAGACCTGCCTGCCTCATGCCCGCCCCGACAGCAACGATGCGATCTGGGAGCGCAGTTCCGGGCGCTTTCACCTAATGGTCAGCCCCGGTGTGGTACGCGGCGCTGACGGGCGCGCCGCGCGTGTCGGCGTACCCTACGGCACCCGGGCGCGGCTGATCATGATCTTTCTCCAGACTGAGGGAGTGCGCGGGCGCACGGTCAATCTCGGTCCCAGCATGTCGGCCTGGATCCGCTCGCTCGGCCTGCCCGTGACCGGCGGGCCACGGGGCACCATCCAGGCCATCCGCGAGCAGTCGCTGCGCATCGCCCGCTGTGAGTTCACTCTGCAATGGAGCGCGCCCGCCTCCTCGCCTGGCAGCGGAGAGCAAATGATCATCCGCGACCAGCGCCTCGTATCGGGCCTATCCCTTTGGCAAGGCCAGGAGGACGGCGATGGGCCGGGATGGTCGGCCACGGTGGAACTGACCAGCGAGTTCCACGAGCACCTGCGCCAGCACGCCGTGCCGCTCGCGCGCGATGCCATCGCCCATCTTAAGGACAACTCGCTCGGCCTGGACCTCTACACGCTGCTGGCCTACCGGCTGCAGCGCCTGGAAAGGCCGCTCCTGCTACGCTGGCAGGCGCTCGCGGCGCAGGTCGGCTCCGACACGACGCGGGTCTCGCACCTAGCGCAGCGTGTGAAGGCCGTACTGCCCGACGTGCTTGCCGTGTACCCAGACGCCGAGGTGGAGGTGGTCCATCACGGCCTCAAGCTCATGCCTTCGCGTCCCCCGGTGCCCAAGACGCTGGTGCGCGGGCTCCGCCTCGTCGCGCCAGCTGGATAG
- a CDS encoding recombinase family protein, whose translation MAPHSPSPPRFVAYYRVSTDRQGRSGLGLDAQRAAVDRHAAATGGIVCASFEEVESGKRSDRPQLAAAMAESRARRAVLLIAKLDRLARDAHFLLGLEKAGVEFLAVDMPHANRLTIGIMALVAEEEARAISARTRAALTAAKMRGVVLGNPRLQAGDKSVAALASNVWKRDAAKRAAEVLPYIVAARRAGATSLREIAAALTARGVRTPRGKEIWGASQVRRVLARQAD comes from the coding sequence ATGGCCCCTCACTCCCCCTCCCCTCCCCGCTTCGTCGCTTATTACCGGGTGAGCACCGACCGGCAGGGCCGCTCCGGGCTCGGACTCGACGCCCAGCGGGCGGCCGTCGATCGGCACGCAGCGGCGACCGGTGGGATCGTGTGTGCGAGCTTCGAGGAGGTGGAGAGCGGCAAGCGGAGCGACCGCCCGCAACTAGCGGCAGCGATGGCCGAGAGTCGGGCCCGTCGCGCCGTGCTGCTGATCGCTAAGCTCGACCGCCTGGCACGCGACGCACATTTCCTGCTGGGGCTGGAGAAGGCCGGCGTAGAGTTCCTCGCTGTGGACATGCCGCATGCTAACCGACTGACCATCGGCATTATGGCGCTGGTAGCTGAGGAAGAAGCCCGCGCGATCAGCGCACGCACGCGCGCAGCCCTCACTGCGGCAAAGATGCGCGGCGTAGTGCTGGGGAATCCACGGCTGCAAGCCGGTGACAAAAGTGTTGCAGCACTAGCGTCAAATGTTTGGAAGCGCGACGCAGCGAAGCGGGCAGCTGAAGTGCTGCCCTACATCGTAGCCGCGCGCCGAGCTGGAGCCACTTCGCTGCGAGAGATTGCCGCGGCGTTGACTGCCCGAGGCGTGCGGACCCCACGTGGCAAGGAGATCTGGGGGGCATCACAGGTGAGGCGCGTGTTGGCGAGGCAAGCAGACTGA
- a CDS encoding GDCCVxC domain-containing (seleno)protein, with protein MREGPMILESTITCPSCGTAKVETMPTDACQFFYDCTGCGAVLRPKPGDCCVFCSYGTVPCPPIQVDGKSACCGSSAPSETAFPPGPHSR; from the coding sequence ATGCGTGAGGGCCCAATGATCCTGGAATCGACCATCACCTGCCCGTCCTGCGGCACCGCCAAGGTGGAGACGATGCCGACCGACGCCTGCCAGTTCTTCTACGACTGCACGGGCTGCGGCGCGGTGCTCCGGCCGAAGCCGGGGGACTGCTGCGTGTTCTGCTCTTATGGCACGGTGCCGTGCCCACCCATCCAAGTGGACGGGAAGTCAGCCTGCTGCGGGAGTTCCGCGCCCTCAGAGACTGCGTTCCCGCCCGGTCCACACAGCCGGTGA
- a CDS encoding type IV secretion system protein VirB3, producing MEPLTEDPLHVAATRPALMWGLPLPLALALFVIGAEVQVWFKGLTGVGWAFALVAPVWIAARFLVARDYNAVGVAVLWLNTSARAFDSADWGGASVAPLPVGSARGPRGMSNA from the coding sequence GTGGAACCCCTGACCGAGGACCCCCTGCACGTCGCGGCAACGCGGCCGGCCCTCATGTGGGGCCTGCCGCTGCCGCTGGCCCTCGCTCTGTTCGTGATCGGGGCCGAGGTGCAGGTGTGGTTCAAGGGCCTGACCGGCGTAGGCTGGGCGTTCGCCCTAGTCGCCCCCGTCTGGATTGCCGCCCGGTTCCTCGTCGCTCGCGACTACAACGCGGTCGGCGTTGCGGTGCTCTGGCTCAACACCAGCGCCCGCGCCTTCGACTCCGCCGACTGGGGCGGCGCCTCCGTCGCCCCGCTGCCCGTAGGGAGCGCGCGGGGGCCGCGCGGCATGTCCAATGCGTGA